The following proteins are co-located in the Roseovarius arcticus genome:
- a CDS encoding glycosyltransferase family 4 protein produces the protein MTELIVTNFNANFTGVSATAAGVLRAQTARYDLALAGRALPGCPAPVTVAEARRLSRDVPPGRPFVIWHVRRNSEMRSALWARDVLRLPIRIVFTSAAQRRHSALPRWLISRMDAVIATTARAADFVPHVRAVVPHGVDCATFHPAEDRAAAWAQAGYPGQRGIATIGRIRPEKGTDRFVDAMLKLLPGQPGTTALVLGRAGRSDLAFLQGLKDRIAAVHLQERILFPGEIAPDALPALLRGLSAVVQLPRYEGYGMAPLEGMASGVPFVATDAGYYRDFTGNGAAGQIVANADDAAEALTTLLGDPARHAAMSDAARQIAQSKFSVEAEADGIGAVYEALWRGA, from the coding sequence TTGACCGAGCTGATCGTCACCAATTTCAACGCAAACTTTACTGGCGTGTCCGCCACGGCGGCAGGCGTGCTGCGCGCCCAAACGGCGCGATATGATCTGGCACTTGCAGGCCGCGCCCTGCCCGGTTGCCCCGCGCCTGTTACGGTAGCCGAGGCGCGTCGGCTCTCGCGCGACGTGCCGCCTGGTCGGCCCTTCGTCATCTGGCATGTTAGGCGCAATAGCGAGATGCGCAGCGCGCTCTGGGCGCGTGATGTTCTGCGCCTACCGATCCGCATTGTCTTTACCTCCGCTGCGCAAAGGCGTCATTCAGCGCTGCCCCGTTGGCTGATCTCGCGGATGGACGCCGTGATTGCGACGACGGCGCGCGCCGCAGATTTTGTGCCGCATGTGCGCGCCGTGGTCCCCCACGGCGTTGATTGCGCGACCTTTCACCCGGCAGAGGACCGCGCTGCCGCGTGGGCGCAGGCGGGCTACCCCGGCCAGCGCGGCATTGCCACAATAGGGCGCATTCGGCCCGAAAAAGGAACTGATCGCTTCGTTGATGCGATGCTGAAACTACTGCCGGGCCAGCCCGGTACAACGGCATTGGTCTTGGGGCGCGCGGGGCGTAGTGATCTTGCATTTCTGCAAGGACTAAAGGACCGTATCGCAGCCGTGCACCTGCAAGAGCGCATTCTGTTTCCCGGCGAAATCGCGCCCGACGCGCTGCCTGCCCTCCTGCGCGGCCTGTCTGCCGTAGTGCAACTACCGCGCTATGAGGGTTATGGCATGGCCCCGCTCGAGGGGATGGCCAGCGGTGTGCCCTTCGTTGCGACGGACGCCGGATACTACCGCGATTTCACAGGTAACGGAGCGGCGGGCCAGATCGTCGCGAATGCAGATGACGCGGCAGAGGCGCTGACAACATTACTAGGTGATCCCGCGCGCCACGCCGCGATGTCGGATGCCGCGCGGCAGATCGCGCAGTCCAAGTTCAGCGTCGAGGCAGAAGCAGACGGCATCGGCGCGGTCTATGAGGCCCTCTGGCGCGGGGCCTAA
- the nikE gene encoding nickel ABC transporter ATP-binding protein NikE yields the protein MSLRHSGAVHFAASGVSLRVAPGEVLSLIGPSGAGKSSLAAALLGLLPGAEVTGRAMWSGQGGATCDLAALRPAALRHLRGREIAMIFQDPASTLNPVLTVERQVGEAMRSHLGLGAAAARARSIQLLSRAGMPDPEGCLAAYPHQLSGGMRQRVAIAAALSCGPRLLIADEPTTALDAHLRAGILDLLDSYRSETGMALLLITHDMRSVQRMGGRVAVMEAGRIVEEGAAREVLAAPRHACTRALVDAARLPAPPTMAAPAKPLLRLEGATVRYGSTAPAVNLADLALAPGETLALVGASGSGKSSLARAALGLERLASGAVCWRTRDIAQMSRREVHGARTSIQMVFQDPATALEPRRQLGRQVADPLRNYGRAVNTAQIEALFAQVGLAPELMQRFPHEVSGGQRQRAAIARALVLNPDIVVVDEGLSSLDTVQAASLLRLLRAEQARRGLAMLFVTHDLRAARSIAHRIAVMDEGRIIEVGAAAQILSAPVHPRTRALIAASELDRDPRPPQ from the coding sequence ATGTCGCTGCGCCATTCGGGTGCGGTGCATTTTGCGGCGTCTGGCGTGTCGCTGCGTGTTGCGCCGGGCGAGGTGCTGAGCCTTATCGGACCGTCGGGAGCGGGCAAATCATCGCTTGCCGCTGCGCTGCTGGGGCTGCTGCCGGGCGCCGAAGTCACGGGCCGTGCGATGTGGTCAGGGCAGGGCGGTGCAACATGCGATCTTGCGGCGCTGCGGCCCGCCGCGCTGCGCCATCTGCGCGGGCGCGAGATTGCGATGATCTTTCAAGACCCGGCATCGACGCTGAACCCGGTGTTAACCGTCGAGCGGCAGGTCGGCGAGGCGATGCGCTCACATCTGGGGCTGGGTGCGGCCGCCGCGCGGGCGCGCAGTATTCAGCTACTGTCTCGCGCCGGTATGCCTGACCCCGAGGGGTGCCTTGCCGCCTATCCCCACCAACTGTCGGGCGGGATGCGCCAGCGCGTTGCGATCGCGGCGGCGCTCTCTTGCGGCCCTCGCCTGCTGATCGCGGACGAGCCGACGACGGCGCTGGACGCGCACCTGCGTGCAGGCATTCTGGATCTGCTGGATAGCTACCGGAGCGAGACAGGGATGGCCCTGCTGCTGATCACGCATGATATGCGTTCGGTGCAGCGCATGGGCGGGCGCGTCGCCGTGATGGAGGCCGGCCGCATCGTCGAGGAGGGGGCAGCGCGCGAGGTACTTGCCGCGCCGCGACACGCCTGCACGCGCGCGTTGGTCGACGCGGCGCGGCTGCCAGCACCGCCAACAATGGCAGCCCCCGCTAAGCCGCTGCTGCGGCTGGAGGGGGCAACTGTGCGCTACGGGAGCACCGCGCCGGCGGTGAATTTGGCCGATCTGGCGCTTGCACCCGGCGAAACACTGGCGCTGGTCGGCGCGTCGGGCAGTGGCAAGTCGTCGCTGGCCCGTGCCGCGCTGGGGCTGGAGCGTTTGGCAAGCGGCGCGGTCTGCTGGCGCACCCGCGATATCGCGCAGATGTCGCGCCGCGAGGTGCATGGCGCCCGCACGAGTATCCAGATGGTATTTCAAGACCCCGCGACCGCGTTAGAGCCGCGCCGCCAGCTAGGGCGGCAGGTAGCCGATCCCTTGCGCAATTACGGACGGGCGGTGAACACAGCACAGATCGAGGCGCTGTTCGCGCAGGTGGGCCTCGCGCCAGAGCTGATGCAGCGATTCCCGCACGAGGTGTCGGGCGGTCAGCGACAGCGCGCCGCGATCGCCCGCGCGCTGGTGCTGAACCCCGATATTGTGGTTGTGGACGAAGGGCTGTCGTCGCTCGATACCGTGCAGGCGGCCTCCCTTTTGCGTCTTTTGCGGGCAGAGCAGGCCCGCCGCGGCCTTGCTATGCTGTTCGTGACACATGATCTGCGCGCGGCGCGCAGCATCGCGCACCGAATCGCGGTGATGGATGAGGGGCGTATCATTGAGGTTGGCGCGGCGGCGCAGATCCTGTCGGCTCCGGTCCATCCACGCACACGCGCCCTGATCGCGGCCAGCGAACTGGACCGCGACCCGAGGCCGCCGCAATAG
- a CDS encoding ABC transporter permease, whose translation MTRVCAMRSRRAPLFGIALLLGLSAFVLIGPLIWQVAPAQMDLLARNQGATWAHPLGTDQLGRDLMARLMVGGRVSLAVGFVAMLLATGVGTAIGVASGMSRRLDGPLMRLTDLFLALPLLPLLLIAAALFRAPLAARFGPEAGLFALITIAIGATSWMGTARILRGEVRALMQRDYIRAARSIGTRAPQMIWRHILPAIAAPLGVSAALGMASAILMESALSFLGFGFAPDMPSWGRLLFEGTPNLGAYPGRALWPGALITLAALGATSLGDALRDLADPRKA comes from the coding sequence TTGACCCGCGTCTGCGCGATGCGTAGTCGGCGCGCGCCCCTCTTTGGCATTGCCCTGCTGTTGGGCCTTTCGGCGTTTGTCCTGATTGGCCCGCTGATATGGCAAGTAGCGCCAGCGCAAATGGACCTTCTTGCGCGCAATCAGGGTGCCACTTGGGCGCACCCGCTCGGCACAGATCAGCTGGGCCGCGACCTGATGGCGCGGCTGATGGTTGGCGGGCGCGTATCGCTGGCAGTGGGGTTTGTTGCGATGCTTTTGGCTACCGGCGTCGGCACTGCAATTGGCGTGGCGTCCGGCATGTCGCGGCGGCTGGACGGCCCGCTGATGCGGCTGACGGATCTCTTTCTTGCGCTGCCGCTGCTGCCGCTGCTGCTTATCGCCGCCGCACTATTTCGCGCGCCGCTTGCCGCCCGCTTTGGCCCCGAGGCGGGCCTCTTTGCGCTGATCACTATCGCTATTGGCGCGACGTCCTGGATGGGCACCGCACGCATCCTGCGCGGCGAGGTGCGCGCCCTGATGCAACGCGACTACATTCGCGCCGCACGCAGCATCGGCACGCGTGCGCCGCAAATGATCTGGCGTCATATATTGCCTGCCATTGCCGCGCCTCTGGGCGTATCTGCGGCACTGGGGATGGCATCCGCAATCCTTATGGAAAGCGCGCTCAGCTTTCTTGGCTTTGGGTTCGCGCCCGACATGCCCAGCTGGGGCCGGCTGCTCTTTGAAGGCACGCCAAATCTGGGCGCGTATCCGGGCCGCGCGCTGTGGCCCGGCGCACTGATCACGCTGGCCGCGCTCGGCGCCACGTCACTGGGCGACGCCTTGCGCGATCTGGCTGATCCACGCAAGGCGTAA
- a CDS encoding M20 aminoacylase family protein, which yields MPIKNRFADTHADITAWRRDIHAHPELMFDTHRTSALVADKLREFGCDEVVTGIGRTGVVGVIKGRASASGKVVGLRADMDALPILEATGADYASTVPGAMHACGHDGHTAMLLGAAQYLAETRNFDGTAIVIFQPAEEGGGGAAVMCEEGLMDRFGIQEVYGMHNWPGVPAGSFAIRPGAFFASTDEFEMIVTGRGGHAAKPHEGVDPIVTSAQLITMLQTISSRNADPTEQLVVSVTSIESSTTAFNVIPGSVHLKGTVRTLNNAMRDLAEARLRGICEHLGAAMGGNVELRYQRNYPVMVNHPEQTDFAAEVARGVSGDCAHAPLVMGGEDFAYMLEERPGAYILVGNGDTAAVHNAEYDFDDAIIPAGCSWWAEIVERRMPV from the coding sequence ATGCCCATCAAGAACCGTTTTGCCGACACACACGCCGACATCACTGCATGGCGCCGCGATATCCACGCCCATCCTGAGTTGATGTTCGACACCCACCGCACCAGTGCTCTGGTGGCAGATAAGCTGCGCGAATTTGGCTGCGACGAGGTTGTGACAGGCATCGGGCGCACTGGCGTTGTCGGCGTTATAAAGGGCCGCGCATCCGCCTCGGGCAAGGTCGTGGGCCTGCGCGCCGACATGGACGCACTGCCGATCCTTGAGGCGACGGGCGCGGACTATGCCAGCACCGTGCCGGGCGCAATGCACGCCTGCGGGCACGACGGACATACAGCCATGCTACTGGGCGCGGCGCAATATCTGGCCGAAACGCGCAATTTCGACGGCACCGCCATCGTCATATTCCAGCCCGCCGAAGAGGGCGGCGGGGGCGCTGCCGTCATGTGCGAAGAGGGCCTGATGGACCGTTTCGGCATTCAGGAAGTGTATGGGATGCATAATTGGCCGGGCGTGCCAGCGGGCAGCTTTGCCATTCGGCCGGGCGCATTTTTCGCCTCGACTGACGAGTTTGAAATGATCGTAACCGGCCGGGGCGGCCACGCGGCCAAACCGCATGAGGGCGTCGATCCCATCGTGACGTCCGCGCAATTGATTACCATGTTGCAGACCATATCCAGCCGCAATGCTGATCCGACCGAGCAGTTGGTCGTCTCGGTCACATCCATCGAATCGTCGACCACCGCGTTCAACGTGATCCCAGGATCTGTGCATCTGAAAGGCACGGTGCGAACGCTGAACAATGCCATGCGCGATCTGGCCGAGGCGCGGCTGCGCGGCATTTGCGAGCATCTGGGCGCGGCCATGGGCGGCAACGTGGAACTGCGTTACCAGCGCAACTATCCGGTGATGGTTAACCACCCCGAACAGACCGATTTTGCCGCCGAGGTCGCGCGCGGGGTCTCGGGCGATTGCGCCCATGCGCCGCTGGTCATGGGCGGCGAGGATTTCGCCTATATGCTGGAGGAGCGGCCGGGCGCCTACATCCTGGTCGGCAATGGCGATACGGCCGCGGTTCACAATGCCGAGTACGACTTCGACGACGCGATCATCCCCGCTGGGTGCAGTTGGTGGGCTGAGATCGTAGAGCGGCGGATGCCTGTTTAG
- a CDS encoding ABC transporter permease has protein sequence MGNESKLINGWLMLHIALCLIFIFAPIAGSFVFSLNSDRFPSLPLGEFSLDWYRAIWNDPLVWSGFANTVIVGLIVAVIATILGFGGAYTDYRYNFFGKSFYLALALLPPTIPVVIMGLAMLAFLSRIQLSGSTISVVIAHGVMCSPFAMAIIRLRLSQMDPDLEAAAWNLGGNEWATLRHVIIPFTRPAIFAALFITMAVSFDEFAVAWFVSGLNETLPVKILGFLQGQVSPRINAIGSLAFLSSMTLIVLAQLLLRNPNEGSK, from the coding sequence ATGGGCAACGAGAGCAAACTCATCAACGGCTGGCTGATGCTGCATATCGCGCTGTGCCTGATCTTTATCTTTGCGCCCATCGCCGGCAGCTTTGTCTTTTCCTTGAATTCGGACCGCTTTCCTTCGCTGCCCTTGGGGGAATTCTCGCTCGATTGGTATCGCGCGATCTGGAACGATCCGCTGGTCTGGTCAGGCTTTGCCAACACGGTGATCGTCGGTTTGATCGTCGCCGTGATTGCCACGATCCTCGGCTTTGGCGGCGCCTATACCGACTATCGCTACAACTTTTTCGGCAAGTCTTTTTATCTGGCGCTGGCGCTGTTGCCACCCACAATCCCGGTGGTGATTATGGGCCTCGCCATGCTGGCGTTCCTGTCGCGCATCCAGTTGTCGGGCAGCACGATATCGGTGGTCATCGCGCATGGCGTCATGTGCAGCCCATTTGCCATGGCCATCATCCGCCTTCGTCTGTCGCAGATGGACCCGGACCTGGAGGCGGCCGCGTGGAACCTTGGCGGCAATGAATGGGCCACGCTCCGCCACGTCATCATTCCCTTCACACGCCCTGCGATTTTCGCGGCGCTTTTCATCACGATGGCGGTGTCATTCGACGAGTTTGCCGTCGCGTGGTTCGTCTCGGGCCTGAATGAAACGCTGCCGGTCAAAATCCTCGGCTTCCTTCAGGGGCAGGTCAGCCCGCGCATCAATGCCATCGGCTCGCTCGCCTTTCTCAGCTCCATGACGCTGATCGTGCTGGCGCAGCTGCTGCTCCGAAATCCTAATGAGGGCTCGAAATAA
- a CDS encoding 3-deoxy-D-manno-octulosonic acid transferase — protein sequence MPASLGPPTLLLRVYALASRAIAPLAMRRVQRKLTAHGTSKARIAERMGHASMPRPAGDLLWFHAASVGESLSILRLIAHLGETHPALNFLITSGTATSASILAQRMPPRCLHQFAPLDAPAAVTRFLDHWQPSAGVFVESELWPNILRVAARRGIPLALLNARISDRSARGWARIGGTARHLLGHFAMVHCQDARTADHLRRLGCDCAAEGANLKAMAGPVPYDAAAVAQLNAQIGGRPVWAMASTHPGEEDVAITAHVSLLEAQPEALLILIPRHPERAEGIAAMLDKANLRHARRSTGGEVDPSTQVYLADTLGEMGLWYALAPIVCVGGSFVPVGGHNPYEVAHGGAAVLHGPLYANFAAAYAQIDASGAARQVEDAAALADALLELNAAPDMLAIMQSRASQFAAAQDDQLEDLASTLCAALRLG from the coding sequence ATGCCCGCCAGCCTCGGCCCGCCGACGCTATTGCTGCGCGTCTATGCGCTCGCATCCCGCGCAATTGCACCGCTGGCGATGCGGCGCGTGCAGCGCAAGCTGACCGCGCACGGCACCAGCAAGGCGCGCATAGCCGAGCGTATGGGCCATGCGTCGATGCCTCGCCCTGCTGGCGATCTACTATGGTTTCACGCCGCCAGTGTAGGTGAGAGCCTGTCGATCCTGCGCCTGATCGCGCATCTGGGAGAGACACATCCGGCGCTGAATTTCCTGATCACCAGCGGCACCGCGACCTCGGCCAGCATCCTTGCGCAGCGGATGCCGCCGCGCTGCCTGCACCAGTTTGCCCCACTTGACGCGCCTGCCGCCGTGACCCGGTTTCTAGATCATTGGCAGCCAAGCGCAGGCGTCTTTGTCGAAAGCGAGTTGTGGCCGAATATACTGCGCGTTGCCGCCCGGCGGGGCATCCCTCTGGCGCTGCTCAATGCGCGCATCTCCGACCGCTCGGCGCGCGGTTGGGCGCGGATCGGCGGCACCGCGCGCCATCTGCTAGGCCACTTCGCCATGGTACATTGTCAGGACGCACGCACAGCGGATCACCTACGCCGCTTGGGGTGCGATTGTGCGGCTGAGGGGGCGAACCTCAAGGCGATGGCTGGGCCGGTGCCCTATGATGCCGCGGCGGTGGCACAGTTAAACGCCCAGATTGGCGGGCGGCCGGTCTGGGCAATGGCCTCGACCCATCCGGGCGAAGAAGATGTGGCGATAACGGCCCACGTTTCGCTGCTGGAGGCGCAGCCTGAGGCGCTACTAATACTCATTCCGCGCCACCCAGAGCGGGCAGAAGGCATCGCCGCGATGCTGGACAAGGCCAATTTGCGCCACGCGCGTCGCTCGACCGGAGGCGAGGTTGACCCATCTACGCAGGTTTATCTGGCCGATACGTTGGGCGAGATGGGGCTGTGGTACGCCCTCGCTCCTATCGTCTGCGTCGGCGGCTCGTTCGTGCCCGTGGGCGGGCACAACCCCTACGAGGTGGCCCATGGCGGCGCGGCGGTTCTGCACGGCCCGCTCTACGCCAATTTCGCCGCAGCCTACGCCCAGATAGATGCGTCCGGGGCCGCCCGGCAGGTCGAGGATGCTGCGGCGCTGGCCGACGCGCTGCTGGAATTGAACGCTGCGCCCGATATGCTGGCGATCATGCAGAGCCGCGCCAGCCAGTTCGCCGCAGCGCAGGACGACCAGCTTGAGGATCTCGCATCCACCCTTTGCGCCGCGCTCAGGCTGGGTTAG
- a CDS encoding ABC transporter permease, whose amino-acid sequence MRSHALRRLAMTIPTLLVISAVIFALLEFAPGDPMAQLPSTIPADVRAEMREALGLGQSAPVRYGMWLWQMVVVEPAIALGALTDGEAPRILSWQTRGPVMTLIAQRLPQTVIVMGSAYVIGVIAAIGLGILSAGGRGGAIDRAGTGLAAMGYALPPFFTAAVLIYVFAIQLDWAPTIYDTTLRVTGWDSFAAQLRQMALPITVLSLQTTAQITRYMRAAMLDTLGQEYILAARAKGLRERTILMVHALRNSLIPVVPVIALGAPQIFAGAIITESIFGVNGIGQLLITALRAGDLPVVQTVTVLIAAAIVLANLASDLALPWLDPRLRDA is encoded by the coding sequence ATGCGATCCCACGCCCTTCGCCGCCTCGCCATGACGATACCGACACTGCTGGTAATCTCAGCGGTGATCTTTGCCCTGCTTGAGTTCGCGCCGGGCGATCCGATGGCGCAGCTGCCCTCGACCATTCCGGCAGATGTGCGGGCGGAAATGCGCGAGGCGCTTGGCCTTGGGCAGTCCGCGCCGGTGCGGTATGGCATGTGGCTGTGGCAGATGGTGGTCGTCGAGCCGGCGATCGCACTGGGCGCCCTCACCGATGGCGAGGCGCCCCGCATCCTTAGTTGGCAAACGCGCGGACCGGTTATGACCCTAATCGCGCAGCGCCTGCCACAAACCGTGATCGTCATGGGCTCGGCCTATGTCATCGGCGTGATTGCCGCTATCGGTCTTGGAATTCTGTCGGCGGGGGGGCGGGGCGGGGCAATCGACCGCGCTGGCACCGGGCTGGCCGCAATGGGATATGCGCTGCCGCCGTTCTTTACCGCCGCGGTGCTGATTTATGTCTTCGCAATTCAGCTGGACTGGGCGCCGACGATCTACGACACGACGCTTCGCGTCACCGGGTGGGATAGCTTTGCCGCGCAGCTGCGGCAGATGGCGCTGCCGATTACCGTGCTCAGCTTGCAAACCACGGCGCAGATCACGCGTTATATGCGCGCGGCGATGCTGGATACGCTGGGGCAGGAATATATCCTCGCCGCCCGCGCCAAGGGACTGCGCGAGCGTACAATTCTGATGGTCCACGCCCTGCGCAACTCACTTATCCCGGTGGTCCCTGTTATCGCGCTTGGGGCGCCTCAGATCTTTGCAGGTGCGATCATAACCGAGAGTATTTTTGGCGTGAACGGCATCGGCCAACTGCTGATTACGGCGCTCAGGGCCGGCGATCTGCCGGTGGTGCAAACTGTCACGGTGCTGATTGCGGCGGCGATTGTGCTGGCAAATCTTGCGTCTGATCTGGCGCTGCCATGGCTTGACCCGCGTCTGCGCGATGCGTAG
- a CDS encoding peptide ABC transporter substrate-binding protein — protein MTCLILGIANAAHVSDERGTDGVLRILYWQAPSTLNPYLSGGVKDIEAASLVLEPLARLSPDGEMIPWLVREIPTLANGGVAADLRSIRWQLIPGLKWSDGSPVTSADIAFTHRYCVAPGAGCAQADKFRDVARVETPDDLTAVLHFEEPRPFPYGPFVGPQTPLLQAAQFAYCLGPRAPGCTEANFAPIGTGPFKVAEFRPGDTALFEANPAYRVPGHPAFGHVLLKGGGDAMSAGRAVLETGEFDYAWNLQLGPEVLAAMAARGKGQVVSAFSTLVERMAFNLQGPDGPSPEDAPLQPNTALSDIAVRRALAMALDRQTMIDIGYGAAGRVTCNMVPAPPAYASAANDGCAAQDLDGARDVLAQAGWIDADGDGVRERGGTELRFVFQTSANAVRQDFQTLAKEWWRQIGAYAELRTIDASVFFSGDPGSPDTLEKFGADIEMYASATDGPDPEAYLAGWACDAAPNEQNGWQGRNVGHWCDPEYDALLSELSSTAGMAERAKLSRALNDMLVQQYVAVPLVDRGRVSAHANSLGGVQLNAWDSELWNIADWYRLPG, from the coding sequence ATGACCTGCCTCATTTTGGGCATTGCAAATGCCGCGCACGTCTCGGACGAGCGCGGAACTGATGGCGTTCTGCGTATCCTCTACTGGCAGGCGCCCTCGACGCTGAACCCGTACCTGTCGGGAGGCGTCAAGGATATCGAGGCGGCCTCTTTGGTGCTGGAGCCGCTGGCGCGTCTTTCGCCGGACGGCGAGATGATCCCGTGGCTGGTGCGCGAGATACCGACACTGGCCAATGGCGGCGTCGCGGCTGATCTGCGCAGTATCCGCTGGCAGCTGATTCCGGGTCTAAAATGGTCCGATGGCAGCCCCGTCACCTCGGCTGATATTGCATTTACCCATCGCTACTGCGTAGCGCCCGGCGCAGGCTGCGCACAGGCGGACAAATTTCGCGACGTGGCGCGCGTCGAGACGCCCGATGATCTGACCGCTGTATTGCATTTCGAAGAGCCGAGGCCGTTTCCCTATGGGCCATTCGTCGGCCCGCAGACACCTCTTTTGCAGGCAGCGCAATTCGCATATTGTCTGGGGCCGCGCGCGCCCGGGTGCACAGAGGCCAACTTCGCACCAATTGGTACGGGACCATTTAAAGTGGCCGAATTCAGGCCCGGCGACACCGCCCTATTTGAGGCAAATCCGGCCTACCGCGTGCCGGGGCATCCTGCGTTCGGCCATGTGCTGCTGAAAGGCGGCGGTGATGCGATGTCTGCTGGACGCGCGGTGCTGGAGACGGGCGAATTTGACTACGCATGGAACCTGCAACTGGGGCCGGAGGTACTGGCCGCAATGGCCGCGCGCGGCAAGGGTCAGGTCGTCTCGGCCTTCTCGACGCTGGTCGAAAGGATGGCATTTAACCTACAAGGCCCAGATGGACCATCGCCAGAGGACGCGCCGCTGCAGCCAAACACGGCGCTGTCGGATATAGCAGTGCGCCGGGCGCTGGCGATGGCGCTGGACCGCCAGACGATGATCGATATTGGCTACGGCGCGGCGGGGCGCGTCACCTGCAACATGGTGCCTGCACCGCCTGCCTATGCCTCGGCGGCCAACGATGGTTGCGCGGCGCAGGATCTGGACGGCGCGCGCGACGTGTTGGCGCAGGCTGGCTGGATCGACGCCGACGGCGACGGTGTACGCGAGCGCGGCGGCACAGAGCTACGGTTCGTTTTTCAGACCTCGGCCAACGCGGTGCGGCAGGACTTTCAGACGCTGGCCAAGGAATGGTGGCGCCAGATCGGCGCTTATGCGGAATTGCGAACTATAGACGCCTCGGTTTTCTTTAGCGGCGATCCCGGCAGCCCCGACACGTTGGAGAAGTTCGGCGCCGATATCGAGATGTACGCAAGCGCAACGGATGGCCCCGATCCCGAGGCATACCTAGCCGGATGGGCCTGCGACGCGGCGCCCAATGAGCAAAACGGCTGGCAGGGGCGCAATGTCGGCCACTGGTGCGATCCCGAATACGACGCACTGCTGAGCGAGCTGTCCAGCACTGCGGGCATGGCAGAGCGCGCCAAACTGTCGCGCGCGCTGAACGATATGCTTGTGCAGCAATACGTCGCGGTGCCGCTTGTCGATCGCGGACGCGTATCCGCACACGCCAATTCGCTGGGCGGCGTCCAGCTGAACGCCTGGGATAGCGAGCTGTGGAATATCGCTGACTGGTATCGCCTGCCGGGATAG
- a CDS encoding ABC transporter ATP-binding protein, which translates to MTPPAIVKFDNVVKKFGDFVAVEKADFEIGQGEFMAIMGSSGCGKTTTLRMLAGLEDPTSGDIYLDGERVNGRATWDRDTPMVWQSLALFPFLTVQENVEFSLKMRGVGKAERAERARKWLDKMQITEFADRGINQLSGGQRQRVALARALVTEPKILLLDEPLSALDAHLKVRMQAVLSNLQKDLGITFVYVTHSMSEAFAMADRVVIMSRGRIEQIGTPEEIYRAPHNRFVAEFLGSANIFDGVVGAVTPGGHMVAYDGGEVDLPTSELLNAKTGDKVTFMVGAENLDLAPVDAGQDGLSATVVGEEFLGATATVFLETDAGQELKVQKSHAELKAVKCHAGARLIAHWAPSACHVLPGENA; encoded by the coding sequence ATGACACCCCCCGCGATCGTCAAGTTCGACAATGTCGTCAAGAAGTTCGGTGATTTTGTTGCCGTGGAGAAGGCCGATTTTGAGATTGGCCAAGGCGAGTTCATGGCGATCATGGGCTCGTCCGGCTGCGGCAAGACAACGACGCTGCGGATGCTGGCGGGCCTCGAAGATCCCACATCGGGCGATATCTATCTGGACGGCGAACGGGTGAACGGCCGCGCCACGTGGGATCGCGACACGCCGATGGTCTGGCAGAGCCTTGCGCTATTTCCATTCCTGACGGTGCAGGAAAACGTTGAGTTTTCGCTGAAAATGCGCGGCGTGGGCAAGGCTGAACGCGCCGAGCGTGCGCGCAAGTGGCTGGACAAGATGCAGATCACCGAATTCGCGGATCGCGGCATTAACCAGTTGTCGGGCGGTCAGCGCCAGCGCGTGGCCCTCGCGCGCGCCTTGGTGACAGAGCCAAAGATTTTGCTGCTGGATGAGCCGCTGTCGGCGCTTGACGCGCACCTAAAGGTGCGGATGCAGGCGGTGCTGTCGAACCTGCAAAAGGATCTGGGCATCACCTTTGTCTATGTCACCCACTCGATGTCCGAGGCGTTTGCAATGGCCGACCGCGTGGTCATCATGTCGCGCGGCCGGATCGAGCAGATCGGCACGCCAGAGGAAATCTACCGCGCGCCGCACAACCGCTTTGTCGCGGAATTCCTTGGCTCGGCCAATATCTTTGACGGGGTTGTGGGCGCGGTGACGCCCGGCGGTCACATGGTCGCCTATGACGGCGGCGAGGTGGATCTGCCGACGTCAGAGTTGCTGAACGCCAAGACCGGCGACAAGGTGACCTTTATGGTTGGCGCCGAGAATCTCGATCTGGCGCCTGTGGACGCAGGGCAGGACGGGCTATCCGCCACTGTCGTCGGCGAGGAGTTTCTAGGCGCAACAGCGACGGTGTTCCTAGAGACGGACGCCGGGCAGGAACTAAAGGTGCAAAAATCGCATGCTGAGTTGAAGGCCGTGAAGTGCCACGCAGGCGCGCGGCTGATCGCGCATTGGGCACCGTCGGCTTGCCATGTATTGCCGGGCGAGAACGCCTGA